A segment of the Marinomonas posidonica IVIA-Po-181 genome:
TGCGTTTTTTCTAATTCTAAGTGTTCTTTTTGATCGTGAATTAGCCTCATTAAAACAAATGGCCCCAGCTGATTTTTCTGAAAAATGTATGTCTTTTCTAGATGAAATGAGTCTTCAGGCACAAGATAGGTTAATTTTAGAACGTGCACTCTCTTCAATCTCCAATAGCCTATTAAAGTAGAGTGCCATTATTTTTTGGTGGGTAATACTGTGAGCAATAAAATTTTCCCCAATAGTTTTACTATTTTTCATAAATTAATGACTACCTTTTTGATTCTATCGATCGTGCTATTAGCATCGACTTTGTTTCTTGCTAGATGGAGCTTCGAGAAAGGTTTTTTAGACTACCCTAATGCATTGGAGCAAGTTAGACTTCAAATAATTTCCAATGATTTGATTCTTGAGTTTGAAAGTGCAGGGCGTGATTGGCATAAAGTATCAAAAGTAAAAGTTAACGAAATATTGAAATCATTACCCCGGCCAAAACATAGAGATCCCTCAACTCCTATTTCATCTATACCTACAAATAATAATGATGGAAAGTCCATGCCACGTGTATTTGTGCTACCAGGGGGGAAAAGAAAAGGGCCTTCAACTGCTTTATTTGATGGAGATGGGGGGTTTTTAATAGGATCAGATTTATTATTGAATATAGAAGATAATCGAATAGTGTCTGTCCCTCTTATACAGAATGGAAAGGTTATCGCGATTTTAAAGAGTATACCCGTACACCATTTTAGTGAGACTATACCGACAGAATTTTCAAAAAGACAGCGGAATCTTAGTTTCTGGGTTGGTGGTGTTGGTCTAGTTCTCGCTATTGCTATTTCATGGTTTCTTGCTTTATTTCTATCTCAACCTCTAAAAAGTATTATGAGAGCAATTGCTAGTCTTTCCAATGGTGACTTTTCTATAAAGCTAGAGAGGCGTGGAAAAGATGAAATAGGTCAATTAATTGATAATGTAAATATTTTATCTAAAACACTAGAAAGTAGCAGAGAGTCACGACGTCATTGGTTAGCGAATATTTCTCATGATTTACGAACGCCGATTACTATTTTAGCTGGAGAAATTCAATCACTCAAAGATGGTGTTCGTAAATTTAGTCAAGAACGATTAGATTCTCTTGAACAAGAAGTTTTTCATTTGCGAAAATTAACCGATGATCTTTATCAATTGTCTATTTCTGATATTGGTGGACTTCGTTATGAATTTTTAAATGCACAGCTTAATGAGTTGATGGAAGCTATTGTGTCATCTTATGATAACACTGCAACTGATTATGGTCTCAAACTTTGTTACCAAGGAGAACCAGCAATCGCTTCAATTGATTTTGCACGCCTTTCTCAACTTTTTTCGAATATTCTTTCAAATAGTATTTCCTACACTGATGCCCCAGGAAATATTCAAGTTCGACTTTTTAAAGATAAATACTTCGCTATTATTAAGATTGAAGACAGTTATCCAAGTGTTTTAGACAAGAATTATGACAAATTATTTGATCCATTATTTCGACAAGATACCTCAAGAAATATGAGAAAAGAGGGGTCAGGTTTAGGGTTAGCAATTTGTAAGCAAATTGTTGAAGCACACCAGGGGCAGATTTCGGCAATGCCATCCCACTTGGGTGGGCTTAAATTGATAGTAAAAATTCCATTGGCAAAAGAGCAGTAGACTATGGGCACGAATGTTATTTATATAGTTGAGGATGAAGAGAAGATAGCAAACATCTTGTTTGACTACTTAAATAAAGATGGTTTTGAGCCACATATTATTCTTGATGGGACTCATGCAGCGGAGAGGATTATCCAGGATAAGCCTAATTTAGTTATATTGGATTTAATGTTAAGTGGCAAAAGTGGTTTCGATATATGTAGTGAAGTTCGTCAAGTTTCTAATGTGCCTATTATCATGCTGACTGCACGAATTGATGAGAAGGATCGTATTCTTGGTCTTAACATTGGAGCGGATGACTATGTATGTAAACCTTTTTTACCTGGTGAGGTGGTTGCAAGAGTTGAAGCTATCTTGCGAAGAGTAAATGGCGTTAAACACGAAGAAGTAAGTTCAAAACGCTTTTTGTCCTATCAAAATGTGACGCTTGATACGGAATCTTTATCTTGTCTTGTAGATGGTAGTAAGGTAGATCTTACGCCTATTGAGTTTAGGTTATTACAGGTTATGATGCAGAGGCCGAAACGCGTCTATTCGCGTGACAGTTTAATGGATATTTGTTACTTAGATGATCGTATTATTAATGATCGTACCATTGATAGTCATATGAGAAATCTTAGAAAAAAAATTAAAAACTTTTCAAGTCTTGATGATGATTTGATTCATACTGTATATGGAGTCGGTTACAAAGTTGAGTGATTGTATTTATTAGGTTCTAATGCCTGCTTTTTGGGCTTTTACGATAGAAGCGTTAAGAAATGTAGGTTTTATGGTGTCATGAGTCAGAAACTTCTATGATTAGTCATAGGGGTTATTGACTGATAAATAGGAAGATTGCGCTATGTTGGTTTGGCAGTGGGGATTAATTGCAACCAGTGTGATGTTGGCAGTGGTGTTTGTTGTGCTTGTGGTGCGTTATTTATCACTGAGAAAACAACTGAATGCCGATGAAGCAGATAATGATGAACATCATAATGAAGATAATGATGAGCCTCTAACAGATTCTGCTCAAACCTTTGAGAAAGAGCAGTGGTTGGTGTTGTTGAAGCAGCAAAAACTCATTTGTGGCGAGTTGTTAAATAAATTAGAAAAAGAGGATTTTCAAGGACGAGCTTCGTTATCTTGCTGGTCTATTTTTTTAGATGTTGAAATGAAAATTATCGAAGAAGGGCTTGACGATGTAGACGTGATTTCCTTGTTAAGTGCATTCAAGAACATTCTCGACAAAATAGATAAGGCACAAGAGATTGATGCTTTACTGAAATCCCTCAAAGTGAACCAATCAGTATTGCGCGAGCTGAATAAAATCATTCAGAAAACGGGCGATAAAATTTTCAATCAGGTCAATATTACAACAGATCTAAATACCCAGCTGGATAAGCTGCAGGCGCAACTCGCAAAAGAAGCTGAACTGGATGAATCCCTAGGTCTGTTGCGGTCTGAAATCGCTAGTATGTTTGAATTGGCTGAACGCCTCAAGCGGCACTTGGATGATGTGAAAAAGAGTGGCGTAGCGCCTGAGTATATCGAAGCACTTGAAGATTTTTTAGGTGGCGTAGACGAATCGGACTTTTTGAATTCTGTAGGTTCAGAAATGGATGATAAAGTGGCAGATCTTAAGCAGCTCGCCGCCAACCAGAAAGCCATTATTGAAGAGCTGAAAATGCAAATGCGTCAGCTTAAAGGTGATGGCAATGATCGTCATATTGGGGAATATGATATTTCCATTGCTCGTCTTGAGAAGTCTTTGTTGGAAAGTAGTCGAGTGATTAAGCGCTTAGAATCAAAGCTTGAGAATCTACATAATATTAAACATAACTTGAACATTGACCTTGTTAAGCGTGATGAAGCGCTGGCAGAAAAGACGGCTCAGTTGGCAAATAGTGATCCAACAGGTAATGACATTTATAGCGTGATTGATGAAGAGTTAAGTACCATGAGAAATATGGAAGATTTACTTTCTCAAGGGGGGTTAACGGAAGCGTCAGATGCGTTTGCAACAGAGCAAGCATCAAAAATCAAAGAGTTGCGTCAAATGGTAAATGATTCAGAACTTTATGTTGAGGTTTTGGAGCGTGATTTAGAGAAAGCACGAGTGCTTCGTGAAAGCCTTGAA
Coding sequences within it:
- a CDS encoding ATP-binding protein codes for the protein MSNKIFPNSFTIFHKLMTTFLILSIVLLASTLFLARWSFEKGFLDYPNALEQVRLQIISNDLILEFESAGRDWHKVSKVKVNEILKSLPRPKHRDPSTPISSIPTNNNDGKSMPRVFVLPGGKRKGPSTALFDGDGGFLIGSDLLLNIEDNRIVSVPLIQNGKVIAILKSIPVHHFSETIPTEFSKRQRNLSFWVGGVGLVLAIAISWFLALFLSQPLKSIMRAIASLSNGDFSIKLERRGKDEIGQLIDNVNILSKTLESSRESRRHWLANISHDLRTPITILAGEIQSLKDGVRKFSQERLDSLEQEVFHLRKLTDDLYQLSISDIGGLRYEFLNAQLNELMEAIVSSYDNTATDYGLKLCYQGEPAIASIDFARLSQLFSNILSNSISYTDAPGNIQVRLFKDKYFAIIKIEDSYPSVLDKNYDKLFDPLFRQDTSRNMRKEGSGLGLAICKQIVEAHQGQISAMPSHLGGLKLIVKIPLAKEQ
- a CDS encoding response regulator — its product is MGTNVIYIVEDEEKIANILFDYLNKDGFEPHIILDGTHAAERIIQDKPNLVILDLMLSGKSGFDICSEVRQVSNVPIIMLTARIDEKDRILGLNIGADDYVCKPFLPGEVVARVEAILRRVNGVKHEEVSSKRFLSYQNVTLDTESLSCLVDGSKVDLTPIEFRLLQVMMQRPKRVYSRDSLMDICYLDDRIINDRTIDSHMRNLRKKIKNFSSLDDDLIHTVYGVGYKVE
- a CDS encoding coiled-coil domain-containing protein, translated to MLVWQWGLIATSVMLAVVFVVLVVRYLSLRKQLNADEADNDEHHNEDNDEPLTDSAQTFEKEQWLVLLKQQKLICGELLNKLEKEDFQGRASLSCWSIFLDVEMKIIEEGLDDVDVISLLSAFKNILDKIDKAQEIDALLKSLKVNQSVLRELNKIIQKTGDKIFNQVNITTDLNTQLDKLQAQLAKEAELDESLGLLRSEIASMFELAERLKRHLDDVKKSGVAPEYIEALEDFLGGVDESDFLNSVGSEMDDKVADLKQLAANQKAIIEELKMQMRQLKGDGNDRHIGEYDISIARLEKSLLESSRVIKRLESKLENLHNIKHNLNIDLVKRDEALAEKTAQLANSDPTGNDIYSVIDEELSTMRNMEDLLSQGGLTEASDAFATEQASKIKELRQMVNDSELYVEVLERDLEKARVLRESLEYKLSHPESLTNPEFQDSDVLLEKELDELENLREINDELEAERKRLTTELYDGQAQTEEFSKLRHKVDELDKKIDSVQQSYVEMEEKYLNAMMAGEDGL